In Streptomyces nodosus, one DNA window encodes the following:
- a CDS encoding dioxygenase family protein — protein MSAVIEERPAPERMPALYLSHGAPPLADDPVWPGELAAWSAGLPRPKAVLMVSAHWEEAPLALGAVETVPLVYDFWGFPEHYYRVTYEAPGAPALADSVRKLLRAPGTPVQDFPDRGLDHGAYVPLVEMYPEADIPVLQISLPTLDPVRLMEIGRKLAPLRDEGVLIVGSGFFTHNLAALRHTGGGVPRWSAEFDDWGHRALAAGDVDALLDFAHKSPAGRLAHPRTEHFAPLFVTLGAADATGELDASRSVIDGFWMGLAKRSVQFG, from the coding sequence ATGTCCGCCGTCATCGAGGAGCGCCCCGCGCCCGAGCGCATGCCCGCCCTCTATCTGAGCCATGGCGCACCCCCGCTCGCCGACGACCCGGTCTGGCCCGGTGAGCTCGCCGCCTGGTCGGCCGGACTGCCGCGTCCCAAGGCCGTCCTCATGGTCTCCGCCCACTGGGAGGAGGCCCCGCTGGCCCTCGGCGCCGTGGAGACGGTCCCGCTGGTCTACGACTTCTGGGGCTTCCCCGAGCACTACTACCGGGTGACCTACGAGGCCCCGGGCGCCCCCGCGCTCGCCGACTCCGTACGGAAGCTGCTGCGCGCCCCCGGCACCCCCGTGCAGGACTTCCCGGACCGCGGTCTCGATCATGGCGCGTATGTGCCGCTGGTCGAGATGTATCCCGAGGCCGACATCCCGGTCCTGCAGATCTCCCTGCCGACCCTCGACCCGGTGCGCCTCATGGAGATCGGCCGCAAGCTGGCCCCGCTGCGCGACGAGGGCGTGCTGATCGTCGGCTCCGGCTTCTTCACCCACAATCTGGCCGCCCTGCGCCATACGGGCGGGGGAGTGCCGCGCTGGTCGGCGGAGTTCGACGACTGGGGTCACCGCGCCCTGGCGGCCGGTGATGTGGACGCGCTGCTCGACTTCGCCCACAAGTCCCCGGCGGGCCGCCTCGCCCACCCCCGTACGGAACACTTCGCCCCGCTCTTCGTCACCCTGGGGGCCGCGGACGCGACGGGTGAGCTGGATGCGTCGAGGTCGGTGATCGACGGCTTCTGGATGGGGCTGGCGAAGCGATCGGTGCAGTTCGGCTGA
- a CDS encoding MFS transporter codes for MSQTARSAPGASAPDANRWRALVFIALAQLMVVLDATIVNIALPSAQQDLGISDGNRQWVVTAYALAFGGLLLFGGRVADLWGRKRAFVVGLTGFALASALGGAAQSGVMMFGARALQGVFGALLAPAALSLLAVTFTDAKERAKAFGIYGAIAGGGGAVGLILGGFLTEYLDWRWTFFVNIPFAIVAAAGAYFVIREPEGGRNRSPLDIPGVFLSTLGLVSLVYGFTRAESDGWSDSLTIGLFVAAVVLLVAFRFVESRVKNPLLPLRVILDRNRGGVYLSLGLAVIAMFGTFLFLTYYLQVVKGYTPLKSGFAFLPMVAGMITGSTQIGTRLMTRVPARLLMGPGFLVAAAGMFLFAQLEIGSSYTTVVLPALLLLGLGMGTAFMPAMSLATHGVQPRDAGVASAMVNTSQQVGGAIGTALLNTIAASATTSYVKDHIATAASKPQQQLVQLQAMVHGYTSAIWFSVGILVAAAAVALTLINAGRPGTGPASARGTEQGIEDEVAVPVVAH; via the coding sequence ATGTCTCAAACAGCCCGAAGCGCGCCCGGCGCTTCCGCTCCCGACGCCAACCGCTGGCGGGCGCTCGTCTTCATCGCGCTCGCCCAGCTGATGGTGGTCCTCGACGCCACCATCGTGAACATCGCGCTCCCGTCCGCCCAGCAGGACCTGGGGATATCGGACGGCAACCGCCAGTGGGTGGTGACGGCCTACGCCCTCGCCTTCGGCGGACTGCTGCTCTTCGGCGGCCGGGTGGCCGACCTGTGGGGACGTAAGCGCGCCTTCGTCGTCGGCCTGACCGGCTTCGCCCTGGCCTCCGCGCTCGGCGGCGCGGCACAGAGCGGGGTCATGATGTTCGGTGCCCGCGCCCTCCAGGGTGTGTTCGGCGCTCTGCTCGCCCCTGCCGCGCTGTCCCTGCTCGCCGTGACGTTCACGGACGCCAAGGAACGCGCCAAGGCCTTCGGCATCTACGGCGCGATCGCCGGTGGCGGCGGTGCCGTCGGTCTGATCCTCGGCGGATTCCTCACCGAGTACCTGGACTGGCGCTGGACGTTCTTCGTCAACATCCCGTTCGCCATCGTCGCCGCGGCCGGCGCCTACTTCGTCATCCGTGAGCCGGAGGGCGGCCGCAACCGCTCGCCGCTGGACATCCCGGGTGTCTTCCTCTCCACCCTCGGCCTGGTCTCGCTCGTCTACGGCTTCACCCGTGCCGAGTCCGACGGCTGGAGCGACTCCCTGACGATCGGACTGTTCGTCGCGGCGGTGGTCCTGCTCGTCGCCTTCAGGTTCGTCGAGTCCCGGGTCAAGAACCCGCTGCTGCCGCTGCGTGTGATCCTGGACCGCAACCGGGGCGGCGTCTATCTCTCCCTCGGTCTCGCGGTCATCGCGATGTTCGGCACGTTCCTGTTCCTGACCTACTACTTGCAGGTCGTGAAGGGCTACACGCCGCTCAAGAGCGGTTTCGCCTTCCTGCCCATGGTCGCCGGCATGATCACCGGCTCGACCCAGATCGGCACCCGGCTGATGACCCGCGTCCCGGCGCGGCTGCTGATGGGTCCCGGCTTCCTGGTCGCCGCGGCCGGCATGTTCCTGTTCGCCCAGCTGGAGATCGGCTCCTCCTACACGACCGTGGTGCTGCCGGCGCTGCTGCTGCTCGGCCTCGGCATGGGTACGGCGTTCATGCCGGCCATGTCGCTGGCCACCCACGGCGTGCAGCCGCGTGACGCCGGTGTCGCCTCCGCGATGGTCAACACCTCGCAGCAGGTGGGCGGTGCGATCGGTACGGCCCTGCTCAACACGATCGCGGCCTCGGCTACCACGTCCTATGTCAAGGACCACATCGCCACCGCGGCGAGCAAGCCCCAGCAGCAGCTGGTCCAGCTGCAGGCCATGGTGCACGGCTACACCAGCGCGATCTGGTTCTCCGTCGGCATCCTGGTGGCCGCCGCGGCTGTCGCCCTGACCCTGATCAACGCCGGGCGCCCGGGCACCGGGCCGGCCTCCGCGCGCGGCACGGAGCAGGGCATCGAGGACGAGGTGGCGGTTCCGGTGGTCGCCCACTGA
- a CDS encoding MarR family winged helix-turn-helix transcriptional regulator, whose amino-acid sequence MLEYTETAPADEPHWLTDEEQRIWRAYMQAVTLLEDHLDRQLQRDAGMPHVYYGLLVKLAEAPRRRLRMTELARRAKITRSRLSHAVARLEKNGWVRREDCPSDKRGQLAVLTEEGYEVLVRTAPGHVAAVRQALFDRLTLEQQQSLGQMMSIIAEGLQPKEVGADLPWLR is encoded by the coding sequence ATGCTGGAGTACACCGAGACGGCACCCGCTGACGAACCCCACTGGCTCACCGACGAGGAGCAGCGCATCTGGCGTGCCTATATGCAGGCCGTCACCCTTCTCGAGGATCACCTCGACCGTCAGTTGCAGCGCGATGCGGGCATGCCGCATGTGTACTACGGACTGCTCGTCAAGCTCGCCGAGGCGCCACGCCGACGACTACGGATGACCGAACTGGCCAGGCGGGCGAAGATCACCCGCTCCCGGCTGTCGCACGCCGTCGCACGCCTGGAGAAGAACGGCTGGGTGCGGCGCGAGGACTGTCCCTCAGACAAGCGCGGCCAGCTCGCCGTGCTCACGGAGGAGGGCTACGAGGTGCTGGTCCGTACCGCGCCCGGGCATGTGGCGGCCGTGCGCCAGGCACTCTTCGACCGGCTCACCCTCGAACAGCAGCAGTCCCTCGGCCAGATGATGTCGATCATCGCGGAGGGGCTGCAGCCCAAGGAGGTGGGGGCGGACCTGCCCTGGCTGCGCTGA
- a CDS encoding sigma-70 family RNA polymerase sigma factor has translation MATRAVARRKAAGGETVDAAHSVRAHGGEIADRDLVGMYLDEIARTPLLDAAKEVELSQAIEAGVFARQILEGEEKSRTDAGPDELEALIAQGERAKDVFIRSNLRLVVAVARRYPRSGLPLLDLIQEGNAGLVRAVEKFDYRKGFKFSTYATWWIRQAITRSIADQSRTIRLPVHLVEELGRIRRVQREFNRENGREPEPAEIAAELDSTPERVGDVLDWARDPVSLNMSVDDEGETQFGDLLEDTSAVSPEQSVLTLLRSEELDDLIGRLDERTASIIKMRYGIEDGRERTLTEVGKEHGLTRERIRQIEKHALLELKKLARQTGFDAAA, from the coding sequence ATGGCAACCCGTGCCGTCGCCCGTCGCAAGGCCGCCGGAGGCGAGACCGTCGACGCGGCACACAGTGTTCGCGCCCATGGCGGCGAGATCGCCGATCGCGACCTGGTCGGCATGTATCTCGACGAGATCGCGCGCACGCCGCTGCTCGACGCCGCCAAGGAGGTCGAGCTGTCCCAGGCCATCGAGGCGGGTGTGTTCGCGCGGCAGATCCTCGAAGGTGAGGAGAAGTCCAGGACAGATGCAGGCCCTGACGAACTGGAAGCCCTGATCGCCCAGGGGGAGCGGGCCAAGGACGTCTTCATCCGCTCGAACCTCCGGCTCGTCGTCGCCGTGGCGCGCCGCTATCCGCGCAGTGGTCTCCCGCTGCTCGACCTCATCCAGGAGGGCAATGCCGGCCTGGTGCGCGCGGTCGAGAAGTTCGACTACCGCAAGGGCTTCAAGTTCTCGACCTATGCGACCTGGTGGATCCGTCAGGCGATCACCAGGTCGATCGCGGACCAGTCCCGGACGATCCGGCTGCCCGTGCACCTGGTGGAGGAGCTGGGCCGGATCCGTCGCGTCCAGCGGGAGTTCAACCGTGAGAACGGGCGGGAGCCCGAGCCGGCCGAGATCGCGGCCGAGCTGGACTCCACGCCGGAGCGTGTCGGGGATGTCCTCGACTGGGCCCGCGACCCGGTCTCGCTGAACATGTCGGTGGACGACGAGGGCGAGACGCAGTTCGGCGATCTGCTGGAGGACACCTCGGCGGTGTCGCCCGAGCAGTCGGTGCTCACCCTGCTGCGCAGCGAGGAGCTGGACGACCTCATAGGGCGGCTCGACGAGCGCACGGCCTCGATCATCAAGATGCGGTACGGCATCGAGGACGGCCGGGAGCGTACGCTGACCGAGGTCGGCAAGGAGCACGGTCTGACCCGCGAGCGCATCCGGCAGATCGAGAAGCACGCGCTGCTGGAGCTGAAGAAGCTGGCACGGCAGACGGGGTTCGACGCGGCCGCATGA
- a CDS encoding TetR/AcrR family transcriptional regulator, with protein sequence MQTATPVQRRASRPRADALRNRERIVAAAREMFVEFGPDVPFDEIARRAGVGNATVYRNFPDRDALVREVVCSVMDRTSEDAERALAESGDAFEVLSRFAHAAADGRISALCPMASSTFDKHHPDLEAARERVERLVGEMMDRAKAAGQLRPDVEVGDLMIVVAQLSRPPAGVGCLSVDRFVHRHLQLFLDGLRAPARSTLPGSAVTMEELRQH encoded by the coding sequence GTGCAGACCGCGACCCCCGTGCAGCGCCGAGCGTCCAGGCCGCGAGCCGATGCCCTGCGTAACCGGGAGCGGATCGTCGCCGCCGCCCGCGAGATGTTCGTCGAGTTCGGCCCCGATGTGCCGTTCGACGAGATCGCCCGCCGGGCCGGTGTCGGCAATGCCACGGTGTACCGCAACTTCCCCGACCGTGACGCTCTCGTCCGCGAGGTCGTCTGTTCGGTGATGGACCGTACGTCCGAGGACGCCGAACGGGCGCTCGCCGAGTCCGGTGACGCCTTCGAGGTCCTGTCGCGCTTCGCGCACGCCGCCGCCGACGGGCGGATCAGTGCGCTGTGTCCGATGGCCTCCAGCACCTTCGACAAGCATCACCCCGATCTGGAAGCGGCCCGTGAGCGGGTCGAGCGGCTCGTCGGGGAGATGATGGACCGCGCCAAGGCGGCCGGTCAGCTCCGCCCGGATGTGGAGGTCGGTGATCTGATGATCGTCGTTGCCCAGCTCAGCCGGCCCCCGGCCGGCGTCGGATGTCTGAGCGTCGACCGGTTCGTCCACCGTCATCTGCAGCTGTTCCTGGACGGGCTGCGGGCCCCGGCCCGCTCCACGCTGCCGGGTTCGGCCGTGACCATGGAGGAGCTGCGCCAGCACTGA